The nucleotide sequence NNNNNNNNNNNNNNNNNNNNNNNNNNNNNNNNNNNNNNNNNNNNNNNNNNNNNNNNNNNNNNNNNNNNNNNNNNNNNNNNNNNNNNNNNNNNNNNNNNNNNNNNNNNNNNNNNNNNNNNNNNNNNNNNNNNNNNNNNNNNNNNNNNNNNNNNNNNNNNNNNNNNNNNNNNNNNNNNNNNNNNNNNNNNNNNNNNNNNNNNNNNNNNNNNNNNNNNNNNNNNNNNNNNNNNNNNNNNNNNNNNNNNNNNNNNNNNNNNNNNNNNNNNNNNNNNNNNNNNNNNNNNNNNNNNNNNNNTTCTGGTTCTGGCTAGATAAAGCTGCAGTGTCACATGATGCTGCCTGGATCTCCATCCTGGTTCCCGTCCTGGTGCACCAGACCTCCCCCCTCCCTAGCTTAGCTCCGCTCCAGCTAGCCGCAGCCTCCCCGTCTCCACGCCTCCAGCGGACCGCAGGTAGCCCCCGGACCGCTCCTGGAGCCTCCCGCCTCTCTCTTCAGCCTCTCCGGGAAGCCCGGCAGTAACCGGCGGACCCAGCTACAGCTAGCTACCTTTGAATGAAACGTCAGTTCgcagcaacaaaagaaaactgggGGCGGGGGGACCGAAGAGGAGCAGCTTCATCATTCGAGTTAACACTCACCATTTCCCGCCGCAGACTCTCCGGGCCGCCCGCTCTCCGCTCGGGGGGGAAAGCCTCCGTCCGCGGCCTCAAACTGCTCCTCTTTCTGCCTTTCTATCAACACTCTCCAGCAGGAATGCTGCCTGAAGGACAAGAATGGGGATCGTCGTGCGCATGCGCAGTCCATCCAGAGATGATGTTGGCACTTGGAAAACTGTCGCATGGAGAAGCGGTCGCTCGGCTGCGCGAACTCTGGCGACACCTGGCGGCCAGGGCAGGACTGCGCATGTGTGGTTCAGTCAGAACCAGATTTATGGGCCCAGATTGTGGCTTTGATTCGGTTtccataaaaatgtataaacataTTAACTTTAGAAGAAATGCACAATATTTACTCATATTTGCAACSatttttatttataagagaAAAAAGAGTGGAAACTAATTTAAGTCAATGCCTGAAAGTTaaacatttgcttgtttttttaaagagctctAATGCTGCTGCTTCCCTCTGCAGGCTCCAGAACCACCTGGGATCCAGCMGTGGCCCAGTTACCCAGGAGACAATATGAAATCAATTCCTTATGATGATATGaacagttttattcttttacagttttaccTTAACAATGACTTAATAATGAAGCTTGAGCAGTACTGAGAGGATCCATCTGGTCGATCAGGGATCTGATCGCAGCatctctgaatattttattaaactgaaatatttccgtttttgtttcattctttgcTTTCGACCCGCTAAAATCCAGCGCACAGCAGAACGACGCCCAGCTGCAGATCCTAAGGCCTTAACCATGAAACTGCTGTTAGCGTTGGTGTTAGCGCTGGTGCTAGCGCTGGTGTTAGCGCTGGTGCTAGCGCTGCTGTTAGCGCTGGTGCTAGCGCTGGTGTTAGCGCTGCTGTTAGCGTTGGTGCTAGCACTGGTGCTAGCGCTGCTGTTAGCGCTGGTGCTAGCGCTGGTGCTAGCGCTGCTGTTAGCGCTGGTGCTAGCGCTGGTGCTAGCGCTGCTGTTAGCGCTGGTGCTAGCGCTGGTGCTAGCGCTGCTGTTAGCGCTGGTGTTAGCGCCGCAGCAGATCATAGCTCTTAGGTCTGAAAACGTCCATCTGGGTTCATTGGACCAGCATCATGACTGAGACGGCCCAGAAGGTTCTGACTGGTCCACTGGACCACCAGCTGACCAGCAGGGAACATGTGTGGTCtattttgttttaggtttgGGGGTCATGCGGTccttgtttggtcatgtgacataGCCCATGTTTTCCCTGCGCCGGTCCGGATCAGGCCCAGATTTCGGACCAGTCAGCTCCTTTGCTGCAGAACCAGGGAATATTCTCCAATGGACTGACAGGAACAGACTCTTCATCAtagtaataacaataataaagcaGAAAGAAGAGCAGCCGGTGGGCAGAGCCAGCCTGGACCAGCCGGTTYTGTTGGACCAATCGGGTCGCTCTGGCTCCAGTCTGGAGGTAGAAACTGTCCCAGTCCGCCTTAAATACTGAAACCCTTCACTGggcctcctcttcatcctcagagctgtcagagtcctcctcttcctccatgtcatcatcatcatcatcttcctctgcCGCCGGCATCTTCAGGATGATCTCACTGTCCTCATCGTCCAGGACGACCGTGGACTTCCTCCTGTCCAGGAAGGACGGCGTACAGACAGGCGTGGTCTgccgaggaagaggaggaggaggaggaagagtcaGGTTGATCAGAACCAGCAACAAGGAAGATCAAAGAgattaacaaaaacatcaaagaccAACTAAACAAGtcaaacattttaccaaatacataAACMACCAATGCACATCAACCATGATCCAGTTGCTATGGTGCATCATCTGTGTTGTCATGGTGATAAACCATGTGGGGGCGTGGGTTTCATGGTGccaccaccagcaggtggcCAATCAGCTTTACGCCCCGCCTTCATGTGGGCCCGGTTATCTGACCCGGAGCCACAGACCGGCACCGGGCCATTTTCAGTTCGGGCCAGAGGTCCGGCGTGTCCAGAACCGGCGCCGGCGGGTGGACTTACATCGCTGCAGGACGAAGCATCCAGGACGGCGGAGGTCGTCTTCTTCTGGGCCGCCTGGACCAGAACAGGAAGAACCAGtaagaaccagaacctcagaACCAAACTGGTTCCACGAGAGAAGttgcatcagaaccagggaaAAAACCACAGGCCCACTCAACTGGAGTCAACAGACTCCGGTTCTGAGATCACTTACAAATCCGGGGAAGTCGTACTGGACCCCCTGCTGGGCCAGCTTCCTGCGCAGTCGCGACTCCTTCCTCAGCAGGCGGCGGGTCATGGCGTCCAGCTGCTCTGGCGAGCGGTTCCGGTTGTACCGGGTCACGGCGGGCCGGGCCGGCCTGCGGAACATCCTCTGGGACCCGACGAACAGCTTCTCGTGGACCTTCTCTGGAGGCAGAACCTCACCTGGAAACRTGGCGGGAACCGGRtcagaaccagaaccagaacccgagCCCAGTTCTGGAGGTTCTACTCACACTTGATGAGCCTCTCCCCCATCAGGTAGTTGTTCATAGTTTCCGCGACGATCTTCGCCACCTCGTCGCTCTCGAACTCGATGAAAGCGAAACCTTTGCTGCCGCCGGTCTGCAGCAGAGATGACATCATCACTCCCTGTTGCTACGGTAACCACAACAGGCTGCTACAGGTAACCATGGCAATGGCTACTACTATCTGACActatttaaaatcaatcaaattttacttgtacagcacatttcagcagcaaggctttaggtcataaacacaaaaacacaaagtcatgaaACAGAATCAAAAGGGCTTTAATTAGACAGCTGGTCCAGATCAggaggttctggtggttctATTGGACCATGGGCGGGGCGACCGGTAAGATCAATGCACCAGAATCATGTTGGCCCAGATACCGGACCTCGAGacccagtcagaaccagaacctcagaCCAGGTCCAGGTCCTCAGAGACAACCAGACGTGTCCCTCTGGGTCCAGTCCCAGTTCTTGTTTTCTGACCTTTTTGCTCCGGGACAGCCGCAGGCGTAGGACCGTCCCAAACTGCTCGAAGTAGGACCGGAGCTGCGGCTCGAAGAGCCCCAGAGGAAGATGGCCGACGTACACCACACCTGGAGTTACACGGCTCCCCTGGAGAACAAAGAaaccaacaggaagtgatgtcacatgCGAGTcgttttaaactaaaacatttgttgGTTTCATCCAAGCTGCTGCAATCAGGCTGAAGGAAGTTTGCTGACCCCCCCTCTGACTTTCTGCTTGACTGAAGCTCAAAGAGCAACACCTTCGACTTTGATTCATTATTACAGTAAAACTgtgaaggtaaaaataaaaKTTGTTCTTAKAATCCTGCCAGTTCATATCATGAGARGCTGATTTAGCTCTCCGGTAACTAGGCCCCTGCTGGCCCCCTTCTAGGGCCGCCCATGGTTctacagggtttttttcttMTTAAAAACccgtttttatttgtctgaagTAATATTATTWTTTTAACTGTAACCGGAAAATCATAGCAGAGATAAAGGCTGGAAAACTCCCGTCTGTCTGAAATTAACCTATAAAATGCAGTAAGTGATAAAGTATCTGAAACGATTTAATTTGTTATCCTGATTTATTGAATAGTTCTGCAGTCCTGGATCCAGTCCGGCGAGATGTTTTGGACCAAACATGAGGTTCTTGGTTTAATCAGTTCTTTGCCTCTCCGGTTCCGAGCCCTGAGAGGTCCTGAATYCCCCATGAGGAACACCAGAACCGGCGTGTGCTCACCTTTCCGCCGcggttcttcttcttcacctctTGGACCTTCTTCTTGAACTCGACCTCCTGC is from Poecilia reticulata strain Guanapo unplaced genomic scaffold, Guppy_female_1.0+MT scaffold_302, whole genome shotgun sequence and encodes:
- the nifk gene encoding MKI67 FHA domain-interacting nucleolar phosphoprotein, whose amino-acid sequence is MTESKAESVSQRPRELLALNPEQEVEFKKKVQEVKKKNRGGKGSRVTPGVVYVGHLPLGLFEPQLRSYFEQFGTVLRLRLSRSKKTGGSKGFAFIEFESDEVAKIVAETMNNYLMGERLIKCEVLPPEKVHEKLFVGSQRMFRRPARPAVTRYNRNRSPEQLDAMTRRLLRKESRLRRKLAQQGVQYDFPGFAAQKKTTSAVLDASSCSDTTPVCTPSFLDRRKSTVVLDDEDSEIILKMPAAEEDDDDDDMEEEEDSDSSEDEEEAQ